From the Natrarchaeobaculum aegyptiacum genome, one window contains:
- a CDS encoding PQQ-binding-like beta-propeller repeat protein produces MPSRRRFLAGGGLALAGIAGGSAALGRSSDSPSSATNAVVEANAGPGPDPDPDATATVTVDTIDWPMVRYDPAGTSHNPDASGPRDDVRVRWEREIDPGSYDWHSPILVGDTLFATGRDSIVALDRETGAVRFTRSGTFRSAPARASASAYRTDTLVVSHPGGIRGLNAAGGYDLFGLEFGLERWHGAGNGTGTPARSSPTTRPPVTDGETVYAIAPTAHRAVALDASSGDLRWEFSIGDLPLGTPYRPVLWDDTVYVVGYPTTVAAIDAETGERRWAVGLEQIDLLAPTAAAEGILVPGNRQVSLLDHDDGDVLWEYTHGGNADDGTVAVADGTAFCTDGTGTLHAIDLADGTERWTADTEYSFQTSPAVADGVVYLADFWWDELLAFDAETGDRRFVYDDGAGFSQPIFGDGVCYVVESQRILALEEAA; encoded by the coding sequence ATGCCCTCCAGACGTCGATTCCTCGCCGGCGGTGGCCTCGCGCTCGCCGGTATCGCCGGCGGCTCGGCCGCGCTCGGCCGCTCGAGCGACTCACCGTCCTCGGCGACGAATGCGGTTGTCGAGGCGAACGCCGGTCCAGGCCCAGACCCGGACCCGGACGCAACCGCGACCGTGACCGTAGATACGATCGACTGGCCCATGGTCCGATACGATCCCGCGGGAACCAGTCACAACCCGGACGCGTCGGGGCCGAGAGACGACGTTCGCGTCCGCTGGGAGCGCGAGATCGACCCCGGATCCTACGACTGGCACTCGCCTATCCTCGTCGGCGACACGCTGTTTGCGACCGGGCGCGACTCGATCGTCGCGCTGGATCGGGAGACCGGCGCGGTTCGATTCACACGCTCGGGAACGTTTCGGTCTGCCCCGGCTCGAGCGTCGGCGAGTGCCTACCGGACCGACACGCTCGTGGTCAGTCACCCCGGCGGCATTCGCGGGTTGAACGCCGCCGGGGGCTACGACCTGTTCGGCCTCGAGTTCGGTCTCGAGCGCTGGCACGGCGCCGGGAACGGGACCGGCACGCCCGCTCGATCCTCGCCGACGACGCGGCCGCCCGTGACCGACGGCGAGACGGTGTACGCGATCGCCCCCACCGCCCACCGAGCGGTGGCCCTCGACGCAAGCAGCGGCGACCTCCGCTGGGAGTTCTCGATCGGCGACCTCCCGCTCGGGACGCCCTACCGCCCCGTCCTGTGGGACGACACCGTCTACGTCGTTGGGTACCCGACGACGGTCGCGGCCATCGACGCGGAAACGGGCGAAAGACGCTGGGCCGTCGGCCTCGAGCAGATCGACCTGCTCGCGCCGACAGCGGCCGCCGAGGGGATTCTCGTCCCCGGAAATCGGCAGGTCTCGTTGCTCGATCACGACGACGGCGACGTGCTGTGGGAGTACACCCACGGCGGCAACGCAGACGACGGAACCGTCGCCGTCGCCGACGGAACTGCGTTCTGTACCGACGGCACGGGGACACTGCACGCGATCGACCTCGCGGACGGGACCGAACGCTGGACTGCAGACACCGAGTACAGCTTCCAGACGAGCCCAGCGGTCGCCGACGGCGTCGTTTACCTCGCTGACTTCTGGTGGGACGAGTTGCTGGCGTTCGACGCCGAGACCGGCGACCGGCGGTTCGTCTACGACGACGGGGCCGGTTTCTCCCAGCCGATCTTCGGTGATGGCGTCTGCTACGTCGTCGAATCCCAGCGGATTCTCGCCCTCGAGGAGGCCGCGTGA
- a CDS encoding WD40/YVTN/BNR-like repeat-containing protein, producing MATVYACLEDRLLVCTDSSVEWTSEVRLEGHRLECVAASPDAPERAFVGTFEESEARSGSERATGEPVSGGLFRTTDGGGSFDPLETPFVSESVTALEVSPHDPDVVYAGTEPSRVYRSSDGGDSWTHLEGIGDLPSAEEWYFPPRPHTHHVRWLEVDPFDPERLYVGIEAGAFVYSTDSGETWDERPEGSRRDNHTLAVHPDREGRVYTAAGDGYAESDDGGEFWRHPQRGLEHTYCWGLAVDPGDPGAVIVSSASGARTAHTAENAETYVYRRSGAGAEDATGAAWDRLEDTGLPTGNGVVRALFATASDDGVVYAFNNHGLFVSEDFGGRWEPLGLEWPEAYEGQTPRGLAVVDA from the coding sequence ATGGCGACTGTCTACGCCTGCCTCGAGGATCGGCTCCTCGTCTGTACCGACTCGAGCGTCGAGTGGACGAGCGAGGTCCGTCTCGAGGGCCACAGACTCGAGTGCGTCGCTGCCTCTCCGGACGCGCCGGAGCGAGCGTTCGTCGGGACGTTCGAGGAGAGCGAGGCACGTAGCGGCTCGGAACGAGCGACCGGTGAACCCGTGAGCGGCGGCCTCTTCCGAACGACCGACGGTGGGGGCTCGTTCGACCCGCTCGAGACACCGTTCGTCAGCGAGTCCGTCACCGCGCTCGAGGTCAGTCCGCACGACCCCGACGTGGTGTACGCCGGGACGGAACCGAGCCGCGTCTACCGTAGTTCGGACGGCGGCGACTCCTGGACCCACCTCGAGGGCATCGGCGATCTGCCCTCCGCCGAGGAGTGGTACTTCCCGCCGCGACCACACACCCACCACGTCCGCTGGCTCGAGGTCGACCCCTTCGATCCGGAGCGGCTCTACGTCGGCATCGAGGCCGGCGCGTTCGTCTACAGCACAGACAGCGGCGAGACGTGGGACGAGCGTCCCGAGGGGTCGCGACGGGACAATCACACCCTCGCCGTCCACCCCGACCGCGAGGGTCGAGTTTACACCGCCGCGGGCGACGGCTACGCCGAGAGCGACGACGGCGGCGAGTTCTGGCGACACCCACAGCGGGGCCTCGAGCACACCTACTGCTGGGGACTGGCCGTCGACCCCGGCGATCCCGGGGCCGTGATCGTCTCGAGTGCGAGCGGCGCTCGGACGGCTCACACGGCCGAGAACGCGGAGACGTACGTCTACCGCCGATCGGGTGCCGGTGCCGAAGACGCCACCGGCGCGGCGTGGGACCGACTCGAGGACACGGGTCTGCCCACCGGCAACGGCGTCGTTCGCGCGCTGTTCGCCACCGCAAGCGACGACGGCGTCGTCTACGCGTTCAACAACCACGGGCTCTTCGTGAGCGAGGACTTCGGCGGTCGCTGGGAGCCGCTGGGACTCGAGTGGCCCGAGGCTTACGAGGGCCAGACGCCGCGCGGGCTGGCGGTCGTCGACGCGTAG
- a CDS encoding UPF0175 family protein: MENVTARMSDEELTLLDRLAEQRGSGRSDAIREAVRRGAREELIRIALERYREGEVGMRGAAEIADVSIAQMMAEANERNVLSNYDDADLEADVDALR, from the coding sequence ATGGAGAACGTGACCGCTCGGATGAGCGACGAGGAACTGACGCTCCTCGATCGGCTCGCCGAACAGCGCGGGAGCGGCCGCAGCGACGCGATTCGGGAGGCCGTCCGGCGCGGTGCTCGCGAGGAACTGATTCGGATCGCCCTCGAGCGCTACCGCGAGGGCGAGGTCGGGATGCGCGGGGCCGCCGAAATCGCCGACGTTTCGATCGCGCAGATGATGGCTGAAGCGAACGAGCGAAACGTCCTCTCGAACTACGACGACGCCGATCTCGAGGCGGACGTCGACGCGCTCCGGTGA
- a CDS encoding PQQ-binding-like beta-propeller repeat protein, protein MPSRRSVLAAGSLAASALAGCTRAADGPTSSADARVAADAADWPMARYDPAGTGHAASTAGPRDDVQVAWERDPGERVRSESPPILLGDTLYVVGRRSLIALGRDTGDVRFTRNGSYQSTPARVVASAYRTPTLAVASTAGLYGLSADGGFELLGLEFGSERWYGPGSEPDVFRIGPPAEPAPVAADGTVYAVDPGTDRLLALDGSSGSLEWKRTIGDGRSIGTNRPAVRDGTVYVSSRPGDLVAVDAETGDRDWDVRPDAHEGSSLRYRNFRPPTATAAGLVVPDREGVTLFDPANGDVLWEYTHDGNLTGGTAAVADGTVFVPDGRDSLHAIDLESGDEIWTVDYGYPVRPIVSDGVVYLGYRSLPELIALDAETGERRWSFEGESGFSQPIVADGVLYATGWDGVVALEEASQ, encoded by the coding sequence ATGCCCTCCAGACGGAGCGTCCTCGCAGCCGGGAGCCTCGCCGCCTCCGCGCTCGCTGGATGCACTCGAGCGGCTGACGGCCCGACCTCGAGCGCCGACGCTCGAGTGGCCGCCGACGCCGCGGACTGGCCCATGGCCCGGTACGACCCCGCCGGAACCGGACACGCGGCGTCGACCGCCGGCCCCAGAGACGACGTACAGGTGGCGTGGGAACGCGATCCCGGTGAGCGGGTTCGCTCGGAGTCACCGCCGATCCTGCTCGGGGACACCCTCTACGTGGTCGGCCGCCGATCGTTGATCGCACTCGGGCGCGACACTGGCGACGTCCGATTCACCCGGAACGGCTCGTACCAGTCGACGCCGGCCCGAGTGGTGGCGAGTGCATACCGAACCCCGACACTGGCCGTCGCCAGCACAGCCGGCCTCTACGGACTGAGCGCCGACGGCGGCTTCGAACTCCTGGGGCTCGAGTTCGGGAGCGAACGTTGGTATGGCCCCGGTTCGGAACCCGACGTCTTCCGGATCGGGCCGCCGGCGGAACCTGCACCCGTGGCCGCAGACGGAACGGTGTACGCTGTCGATCCCGGAACCGACCGGCTGCTCGCGCTCGACGGGAGCAGCGGCAGCCTCGAGTGGAAACGGACGATCGGCGACGGACGCTCGATCGGAACGAACCGGCCGGCGGTCCGCGACGGAACCGTCTACGTCTCGAGCCGTCCCGGTGATCTCGTCGCGGTCGACGCCGAAACGGGTGACCGAGACTGGGACGTCAGACCCGACGCTCACGAGGGCAGTTCCCTGCGATACCGAAACTTCCGTCCGCCCACGGCGACGGCCGCCGGACTCGTCGTCCCGGACAGGGAAGGGGTGACGTTGTTCGATCCGGCCAACGGCGACGTGCTGTGGGAGTACACCCACGACGGCAACCTGACCGGCGGGACCGCCGCCGTCGCCGACGGGACGGTCTTCGTGCCAGACGGTCGGGACTCGTTGCACGCGATCGACCTCGAGAGCGGTGACGAGATCTGGACGGTCGACTACGGGTACCCGGTCCGGCCGATCGTCTCCGACGGCGTCGTCTACCTCGGTTATCGCTCTCTCCCAGAATTGATCGCGCTCGACGCAGAAACGGGCGAGCGGCGCTGGTCGTTCGAGGGCGAGTCCGGTTTCTCACAGCCGATCGTCGCCGACGGCGTCCTGTACGCGACCGGGTGGGACGGTGTCGTCGCCCTCGAGGAGGCATCCCAATGA
- a CDS encoding MFS transporter, producing the protein MRVISEPKRVIADLRSDGRGTILLAVAFGWFLSISVRMIYPALLPEISETYDLTLTTAGLLITVLWVAYAFGQLPGGILADWVGERPLLIASSLLAATMLALVVFANSPIVLFLATTLFGGATALYGVSRFTILKKVYPDHLGTATGATMAAGDVGNTVMPPLAGVLAAAVAWQYGFGFAIPLFLLAAVGLWTTLPKRTTEPTSLGETITLEDVTATLSRPYVRRATLLLVLWALVIHAFMGFYPTYLMDEKDLSAAVATGLFGFFFALGILLKPIAGRTYDRIGVRAPLLVIMASAALALVALPFAGELWLFVVLTIFASSLLGFETIVISDLTRRLPDGTQGTSLGALRTVYIALGASSPVIFGAIADRGYFDEAFVGLGGIALVVLVVVFVSSD; encoded by the coding sequence GTGCGTGTTATTTCCGAACCGAAACGCGTGATTGCAGACCTCCGGAGCGACGGGCGCGGAACCATCCTGCTGGCCGTGGCCTTTGGCTGGTTCCTGTCGATCAGCGTCAGGATGATCTACCCGGCGCTGTTGCCGGAGATCAGCGAGACGTACGACCTCACGCTGACGACCGCCGGGCTCTTGATCACGGTGCTCTGGGTCGCCTACGCGTTCGGACAGCTTCCCGGTGGCATCCTCGCCGACTGGGTCGGGGAACGCCCGCTGTTGATCGCCAGTTCGCTGCTCGCCGCGACGATGCTCGCGCTCGTCGTCTTCGCGAACTCGCCGATCGTCCTCTTTCTGGCGACGACGCTGTTCGGCGGGGCAACGGCCCTCTACGGTGTCTCGAGGTTCACGATCCTGAAGAAGGTCTATCCCGATCACCTCGGGACGGCGACGGGCGCGACGATGGCCGCCGGCGACGTCGGCAACACGGTGATGCCGCCTCTCGCCGGGGTCCTCGCGGCTGCAGTCGCCTGGCAGTACGGCTTCGGCTTCGCCATCCCGCTGTTCTTGCTCGCGGCGGTCGGGCTCTGGACGACGCTCCCGAAACGGACCACGGAGCCGACGTCGCTGGGTGAGACGATCACACTCGAGGACGTCACCGCGACGCTTTCCCGGCCGTACGTCCGGCGCGCGACCCTCCTCCTCGTGCTGTGGGCGCTCGTCATCCACGCCTTCATGGGCTTCTATCCGACGTACCTCATGGACGAAAAGGACCTCTCCGCGGCGGTCGCGACCGGACTCTTTGGCTTTTTCTTCGCACTCGGCATCCTGCTGAAGCCGATCGCCGGGCGAACCTACGACCGGATCGGCGTCCGGGCTCCGCTGCTGGTGATCATGGCTTCGGCCGCGCTGGCGCTCGTCGCACTACCGTTCGCAGGAGAACTGTGGCTGTTCGTCGTCCTCACGATCTTCGCGAGTAGCCTCCTCGGATTCGAGACGATCGTGATCTCCGACCTCACGCGACGGCTTCCGGACGGCACACAGGGGACGAGTCTGGGTGCGCTCCGAACAGTCTACATCGCGCTCGGGGCCTCGAGCCCGGTCATCTTCGGAGCGATCGCCGACCGCGGGTACTTCGACGAGGCGTTCGTCGGACTCGGCGGGATCGCGCTGGTGGTCCTCGTGGTCGTCTTCGTCTCGAGTGACTGA
- a CDS encoding universal stress protein, translating to MFERILVPTDGSEPASAALEYAGEIAARSAVTVHVLHVREGDAGGDEATIDDLLEDDRSWAAEADAPVIDEVRTGTPVESILEFAAEQPIDAIVMGTRGRRGVGRLLLGSVTEDVVRDADVPVLVVRAGDDVRRPCPIERVLVPTDGSSHADAALERAISLVEDLEGEAEGSVDCHVLSAIDVAPAEVSEGSDLRVDRLETHTETVVEDAVDRAEAAGVEVTSAVRYGSIYRSIRSYAVENDVDLIVMGTHGRSGLDRLLLGSVTERVLRTAPVPVLTVTAAQD from the coding sequence ATGTTCGAGCGCATTCTGGTCCCGACCGATGGAAGCGAGCCGGCGAGCGCCGCCCTCGAGTACGCCGGCGAGATCGCCGCCCGATCGGCCGTCACCGTCCACGTCCTCCACGTGCGAGAGGGAGACGCAGGCGGCGACGAGGCGACGATCGACGACCTGCTCGAGGACGACCGATCGTGGGCGGCCGAGGCGGACGCGCCCGTAATCGACGAGGTCCGGACGGGGACGCCCGTCGAGTCGATTCTCGAGTTCGCTGCCGAACAGCCGATCGACGCCATCGTGATGGGGACCCGAGGCCGGCGGGGAGTCGGCCGGCTGCTACTGGGTAGCGTCACCGAGGACGTCGTTCGCGACGCCGACGTCCCGGTTCTCGTCGTCCGTGCTGGCGACGACGTCCGACGGCCCTGTCCCATCGAGCGCGTCCTCGTCCCCACAGACGGGAGCAGCCACGCCGATGCCGCCCTCGAACGCGCCATCTCGCTCGTCGAGGATCTCGAGGGCGAAGCCGAGGGTTCGGTGGACTGCCACGTGCTCTCGGCGATCGACGTCGCTCCAGCGGAGGTAAGCGAGGGCAGCGACCTCCGGGTGGACCGTCTCGAGACCCACACCGAGACGGTGGTCGAGGACGCCGTCGACCGGGCCGAGGCTGCAGGGGTCGAGGTGACGAGTGCGGTCCGCTACGGGTCGATCTACCGGTCGATCCGATCGTATGCCGTCGAGAACGACGTCGACCTGATCGTGATGGGGACCCACGGCCGAAGTGGTCTCGATCGACTCCTGCTGGGCAGCGTCACCGAACGCGTGCTCAGGACAGCGCCGGTTCCGGTGCTGACGGTCACCGCAGCGCAGGACTGA
- the uvrA gene encoding excinuclease ABC subunit UvrA, which produces MTRENIEVRGAEEHNLKDLDVTIPRESFTVVTGLSGSGKSSLAFETVYAEGQRRYIESLSAYARNFLGQMDKPQVETVEGLSPAISIDQKNAANNPRSTVGTVTELHDYLRLLYARVGTPHCPECGREVGEQSAQNMVERILELPEGTKAKLAAPVVRDQKGAFEDLFDELVSEGYSRVEVDGEEHDLTLEKPDLDENFVHTVDVIVDRVKVSTEARPRIVDSVETALEEADGVMKVILPDAPKDVVEDFGTEARRTGALGEEDDDDDRFVAEFSKDLACTHCGIDVPEIETRSFSFNSPHGACPECEGLGETKEIDESLVIQDESKPLKHVFEPWSYNRSYYQTRLDAVAAHFDVSLSTPFEELDEEIQQAFLYGTSEQVTFERHTKNGTRRKRKRFEGVIPNLERRYLETDSDSTREHIEDYMSATACPSCDGTRLKPASRAVLVDDTAITEINAMSIGDALEHFETLEASFSEREKVIAEEILKEIRARLGFMVEVGLEYLTLDREASTLSGGESQRIRLATQIGSGLVGVLYVLDEPSIGLHQRDNDRLLDTLCELRDLGNTLLVVEHDEETMRRADNVIDMGPGPGKRGGEVVVNGPVEEVMDCEESITGDYLSGRTQIPVPEERRDPDGALTIRGARQHNLDDVDVDIPLGCFTAITGVSGSGKSTLMHEVLYKGLARDMNDNTSVVPGDHDALEGLEEIETVRLIDQSPIGRTPRSNPATYTGVFDYVRELFAQTKLSKQRGYEKGRFSFNVKGGRCEECGGQGTVKIEMNFLSDVYVPCEECDGARYNDATLDVTYKGKTISDVLDMEVGEAYEFFESNSQIRRRLKLLKDVGLDYMTLGQPSTTLSGGEAQRIKLAEELGKKDSGETLYLLDEPTTGLHHEDERKLIEVLHRLTDNGNTVVVIEHELDLVKNADHVIDLGPEGGEHGGQIVATGTPEEVARLEDSHTGRYLRDLLPKVDLEGPRGERVEPVTAPMDDD; this is translated from the coding sequence ATGACGAGAGAGAATATCGAGGTACGGGGCGCCGAAGAGCACAACCTGAAAGACCTCGACGTGACGATCCCACGGGAGTCGTTTACCGTCGTCACCGGCCTCTCGGGGTCGGGCAAGTCCTCACTCGCCTTCGAGACCGTCTACGCCGAAGGCCAGCGTCGCTACATCGAGAGCCTCTCTGCGTACGCCCGGAACTTCCTCGGGCAGATGGACAAACCACAGGTCGAGACCGTCGAAGGCCTCTCGCCGGCGATCTCGATCGACCAGAAGAACGCCGCGAACAACCCCCGCTCGACCGTCGGGACCGTCACCGAGTTGCACGACTACCTCAGGCTACTGTACGCCCGGGTGGGAACCCCCCACTGCCCGGAGTGTGGCCGCGAGGTCGGCGAGCAGTCGGCCCAGAACATGGTCGAGCGCATCCTCGAGTTGCCCGAGGGAACGAAGGCGAAACTCGCCGCGCCGGTCGTCCGCGATCAGAAGGGAGCCTTCGAGGACCTCTTCGACGAGCTAGTCTCGGAAGGCTACTCCCGCGTCGAAGTCGACGGCGAGGAACACGACCTCACCCTCGAGAAACCCGACTTAGACGAGAACTTCGTCCACACCGTCGACGTGATCGTCGACCGCGTGAAGGTGAGCACCGAGGCTCGCCCGCGGATCGTCGACAGCGTCGAGACCGCACTCGAGGAGGCCGACGGCGTCATGAAGGTCATCCTGCCGGACGCACCCAAGGACGTCGTCGAGGACTTCGGCACCGAGGCGCGCCGGACCGGTGCGCTGGGCGAGGAGGACGACGACGACGATCGGTTCGTCGCCGAGTTCTCGAAGGATCTCGCCTGTACTCACTGCGGGATCGACGTCCCCGAGATCGAGACCCGGTCGTTCTCGTTCAACTCCCCACACGGTGCCTGTCCGGAGTGTGAGGGGCTGGGCGAGACCAAGGAGATCGACGAGAGTCTCGTGATCCAGGACGAATCGAAGCCGCTGAAACACGTTTTCGAACCCTGGAGCTACAACCGGTCGTACTACCAGACCCGACTCGACGCCGTCGCCGCCCACTTCGACGTCTCGCTGTCGACCCCGTTCGAGGAGCTAGACGAGGAGATCCAGCAGGCGTTCCTCTACGGAACGAGCGAGCAGGTCACCTTCGAACGTCACACGAAGAACGGTACCCGGCGCAAGCGCAAACGCTTCGAGGGCGTCATCCCCAACCTGGAGCGCCGGTACCTCGAGACGGACTCGGATTCGACCCGCGAGCACATCGAGGACTACATGTCCGCGACGGCGTGTCCGTCCTGTGACGGAACCCGCCTCAAGCCCGCGAGCCGAGCCGTGCTCGTCGACGACACCGCGATCACGGAGATCAACGCGATGAGCATCGGCGACGCCCTGGAGCACTTCGAGACGCTCGAGGCGAGTTTCTCCGAGCGCGAGAAGGTGATCGCCGAGGAAATCCTCAAAGAGATCCGCGCCCGGCTTGGCTTCATGGTCGAGGTCGGACTCGAGTACCTGACCCTCGATCGAGAGGCATCGACGCTCTCGGGCGGGGAGAGCCAGCGCATTCGGCTCGCAACCCAGATCGGCTCCGGCCTCGTGGGCGTGCTGTACGTCCTCGACGAGCCCTCGATCGGGCTCCACCAGCGGGACAACGACCGCCTGCTCGACACGCTCTGTGAACTCCGGGACCTCGGCAACACCCTGCTCGTCGTCGAACACGACGAGGAGACGATGCGCCGGGCGGACAACGTCATCGACATGGGTCCCGGGCCAGGCAAGCGCGGGGGCGAGGTCGTCGTCAACGGCCCCGTCGAGGAGGTCATGGACTGCGAGGAGTCGATCACCGGCGACTACCTCTCGGGGCGCACACAGATCCCGGTCCCCGAGGAGCGTCGCGACCCCGACGGTGCACTGACGATCCGTGGGGCCCGCCAGCACAACCTCGACGACGTCGACGTCGACATTCCGCTGGGATGCTTTACCGCGATCACCGGCGTCTCGGGCTCCGGCAAGTCGACGCTCATGCACGAGGTCCTCTACAAGGGCCTCGCCCGAGACATGAACGACAACACCTCGGTCGTCCCCGGCGACCACGACGCACTCGAGGGGCTCGAGGAAATCGAGACCGTACGCCTGATCGACCAGTCGCCGATCGGTCGGACGCCACGCTCGAACCCGGCGACCTACACCGGCGTCTTCGACTACGTTCGCGAGCTGTTCGCCCAGACGAAGCTCTCGAAGCAACGGGGCTACGAGAAGGGGCGATTCTCGTTCAACGTCAAGGGCGGCCGCTGTGAGGAGTGTGGCGGACAGGGCACCGTCAAGATCGAGATGAACTTCCTCTCCGACGTCTACGTTCCCTGTGAGGAGTGCGACGGCGCTCGCTACAACGACGCCACGCTCGACGTTACCTACAAGGGCAAGACCATCTCGGACGTCCTCGACATGGAAGTCGGCGAGGCCTACGAGTTCTTCGAGTCGAACTCCCAGATTCGCCGCCGGCTGAAGCTGCTGAAGGACGTCGGCCTCGACTACATGACCCTCGGACAGCCCTCGACCACCCTCTCCGGTGGCGAAGCCCAGCGGATCAAACTCGCCGAAGAGTTAGGGAAGAAAGACTCCGGCGAGACCCTCTACCTGCTCGACGAGCCCACCACCGGCTTACACCACGAAGACGAGCGCAAGCTCATCGAGGTGCTCCACCGGCTGACCGACAACGGCAACACCGTCGTCGTCATCGAACACGAACTCGACCTCGTGAAAAACGCCGACCACGTCATCGACCTCGGCCCCGAAGGCGGCGAGCACGGCGGCCAGATCGTCGCCACCGGAACCCCCGAGGAGGTCGCCCGACTCGAGGATTCGCACACGGGGCGCTACCTCCGGGACCTGCTCCCGAAAGTGGATCTCGAGGGGCCACGCGGCGAGCGCGTCGAGCCCGTGACGGCACCGATGGACGACGACTGA
- a CDS encoding aminotransferase class V-fold PLP-dependent enzyme, producing MDPIALRESIPALESGVYCNWGAAGPSPRQVVEAAESALEHHEYDAPTAEGPYTAAFDAFDDARATVADFLEGSPDEIALTESTTDGINRVAGAIDWNEGDVVVRTDLEHAAGVLPWQRLERERGIDVRVLETEDGRLDLEEVAAVTAEARLVCLSSLTWTHGTRLPVADVVEIAHEAGGLVLVDAVQGPGQVPVDVREWGADFVAGAGHKWLMGPFGSGFLFVRKGVVDEHDLVPQAIGYRSVDDANADPYQYESGARRFEVGTSSPAPHAGLAAAIDLVEDVGLETIGSRIESLTDHLKDGLPEERLLSPLEFESGLVTIADDDPEATVDRLAEEGIVIRSLPYPGAVRVSIHAVNTEAEVNRVLEVLAS from the coding sequence ATGGACCCGATCGCGCTGCGCGAGTCGATCCCCGCCCTCGAGTCGGGCGTCTACTGCAACTGGGGCGCTGCCGGACCGAGTCCCCGGCAGGTCGTCGAGGCCGCCGAGTCGGCTCTCGAGCACCACGAGTACGACGCGCCGACCGCCGAGGGACCCTACACCGCCGCGTTCGACGCCTTCGACGATGCACGGGCTACCGTCGCCGACTTCCTCGAAGGTTCTCCCGACGAGATCGCACTCACCGAGAGCACGACCGACGGTATCAATCGCGTCGCCGGCGCGATCGACTGGAACGAAGGCGACGTCGTCGTCCGAACCGATCTCGAGCACGCCGCCGGCGTCCTCCCGTGGCAGCGCCTCGAGCGCGAGCGCGGGATCGACGTCCGGGTGCTCGAGACCGAAGACGGTCGACTGGATCTCGAGGAGGTCGCTGCGGTCACCGCGGAGGCCCGACTCGTTTGCCTGAGTTCGCTCACCTGGACCCACGGGACGCGGCTGCCGGTGGCCGACGTGGTCGAAATCGCCCACGAGGCCGGTGGGCTGGTGCTGGTCGATGCCGTGCAAGGGCCGGGACAGGTCCCCGTCGACGTCCGCGAGTGGGGCGCGGACTTCGTCGCCGGTGCTGGCCACAAGTGGCTCATGGGCCCGTTCGGCTCGGGCTTTCTCTTCGTCCGGAAAGGTGTCGTCGACGAGCACGACCTCGTCCCGCAAGCGATCGGCTACCGGAGCGTCGACGACGCGAACGCCGACCCCTACCAGTACGAGTCGGGCGCACGACGGTTCGAGGTCGGCACCTCGAGTCCGGCTCCCCACGCGGGCCTCGCCGCGGCCATCGACCTCGTCGAGGACGTTGGCCTCGAGACGATCGGCAGCCGGATCGAGTCGCTCACCGACCACCTGAAAGACGGGCTTCCCGAGGAGCGACTGCTGAGCCCGCTCGAGTTCGAGTCCGGCCTGGTGACGATCGCCGACGACGATCCCGAGGCGACCGTCGATCGACTGGCCGAGGAGGGGATCGTGATCCGCTCGCTCCCCTATCCCGGGGCCGTACGGGTGTCGATCCACGCCGTCAACACCGAGGCCGAGGTGAATCGGGTGCTCGAGGTGCTGGCGTCGTGA